The bacterium genome includes a window with the following:
- a CDS encoding DNA methyltransferase has translation MPIFNDLNLDNWKESEIWTDSLWIIKERDNSGKHSGFFHGNFVPQIPRQLISRYTKENDIVFDPFLGSGTTAYECETLKRNCIGIEIQPQLVKHTQDKLDSKRNFFEILTADSSNEKTFLKINEALKRHRRTKVQLAILHPPYANIIKFSSDKNDLSNAKDLHEFLEKFSLVVKNTISVLEKNRYLAIVMGDKYEKGEWIPLGFYCMNEAYKLGLTLKSVIIKNMAGNRAKQNKEAIWRYRALTSDYYIFKHEYILIFKN, from the coding sequence ATGCCAATTTTCAATGATTTAAATTTGGATAATTGGAAAGAATCAGAAATTTGGACTGATAGTCTTTGGATTATTAAAGAAAGAGATAATTCAGGAAAACATAGTGGATTTTTTCACGGTAATTTTGTGCCACAAATTCCAAGACAGCTAATTTCAAGATATACAAAAGAAAACGATATTGTTTTTGACCCATTTTTAGGCAGCGGTACGACTGCGTATGAGTGCGAGACGCTAAAACGAAACTGCATTGGGATCGAAATTCAACCTCAGCTAGTAAAACACACACAAGATAAATTAGACAGCAAAAGAAACTTTTTTGAAATTTTAACAGCCGATAGTTCCAATGAAAAAACTTTTTTAAAAATCAATGAAGCGTTAAAGAGGCATAGACGCACAAAAGTTCAGCTGGCCATTTTACATCCACCATACGCAAATATTATAAAATTTAGTTCAGACAAAAACGATTTATCAAACGCTAAAGATCTTCACGAATTTTTAGAAAAATTTTCTTTGGTAGTTAAAAATACAATTTCGGTTTTAGAAAAAAATAGATATTTGGCTATTGTTATGGGAGATAAATATGAAAAAGGAGAGTGGATTCCGTTGGGTTTTTATTGTATGAATGAGGCTTACAAGCTAGGTTTAACGCTTAAAAGTGTTATTATTAAGAATATGGCGGGTAATCGAGCTAAACAAAACAAGGAAGCGATTTGGCGATATCGCGCGCTTACAAGCGACTATTATATTTTTAAACACGAATACATTTTAATTTTTAAGAATTAA
- a CDS encoding helix-turn-helix transcriptional regulator codes for MRIDRYKIKELMAKKKIDNFSELARMLGISKNQLSNILSDKYNPIKSNVVELAKFFNVDPRDLFQENKKGNNILKIRKRFVS; via the coding sequence ATGAGGATAGATAGATATAAAATTAAAGAACTTATGGCGAAAAAGAAAATTGACAATTTTTCTGAACTTGCTCGTATGCTTGGTATTTCCAAAAATCAGCTTTCTAATATTTTATCGGATAAATATAATCCAATAAAAAGCAATGTTGTTGAATTGGCTAAGTTTTTCAATGTTGATCCGAGAGATTTATTTCAGGAAAATAAAAAAGGTAATAATATTTTAAAAATTAGAAAGCGATTTGTTTCGTAA
- a CDS encoding AIPR family protein gives MKPEKSALNIEIEKIENNFFSKEIKKKRANAFHYLCMSILSNIDYEDIKESDIVDGNDENGIDVINVNELDEDSIITIINCKSGKDNYSENDLKKLRRGLEYVFEEKENVYKKLKNFKLVKRIADIRDIKDSIIYINIFYSVFNGSKINDKVERERKSIEKKFSKLISFEYPKAKLSINIINGASLYKKKLSLMESLKHKEIEIEYYDKERILKPEVISNGVLGYLLTVKGSAIAKLVHENGEKLFEKNVRGWFKYKKSNNEIYETCKSDKANLFWFLNNGITIVGDSATPNSDKGVIKIKNLQIVNGQQTARVLYEAFQKKELKEEVKVLCRVYTGGGEGFVNSIAKATNNQISVGNRDLMSNDPKQLAIAEFFGKFDIFYERQREQRRPEKFIDIISSRLLAQISLSLICRKPSVAMRNREGDMFNINKYYTEIFEQDPKKLLLAYLVYKYCFGRRKQDDELSFYASLHIATMVWNKNSKKMDKLFSSLQNKLPKLNLSKEYSSSYKAIDDLIKQNKKEDFISIGHYISRLEFESLLNGKL, from the coding sequence ATGAAGCCAGAAAAAAGCGCATTAAATATTGAGATAGAAAAAATTGAAAACAATTTTTTCTCCAAAGAAATAAAAAAGAAAAGGGCAAATGCCTTTCATTATTTATGTATGTCAATATTGTCAAACATAGATTATGAAGATATTAAGGAATCAGATATTGTTGATGGCAATGACGAAAATGGCATTGATGTAATAAATGTTAACGAATTAGACGAAGATAGTATTATTACTATAATTAACTGTAAGTCAGGAAAAGATAATTATTCGGAAAATGATTTAAAAAAATTAAGACGAGGGTTAGAATATGTTTTTGAAGAAAAAGAAAATGTTTATAAGAAGTTAAAAAATTTCAAGCTAGTTAAAAGGATAGCAGACATAAGAGATATTAAAGATTCTATAATATATATAAATATTTTTTATAGCGTATTTAATGGTTCAAAAATTAACGATAAAGTAGAAAGGGAAAGAAAAAGCATTGAAAAGAAATTTTCTAAGCTTATTTCTTTTGAATATCCGAAAGCTAAGTTATCTATAAATATAATAAATGGGGCAAGTTTATATAAGAAAAAATTATCTTTAATGGAATCTTTAAAGCACAAAGAAATTGAAATTGAATATTATGACAAGGAAAGAATTTTAAAGCCGGAAGTGATTAGTAATGGTGTGCTTGGTTATTTGTTGACGGTTAAAGGTAGTGCAATTGCTAAATTGGTACATGAAAATGGTGAAAAACTTTTTGAAAAGAATGTTAGGGGTTGGTTTAAATATAAAAAAAGCAATAATGAAATATACGAAACTTGCAAGAGCGATAAAGCTAATTTATTTTGGTTTTTAAATAATGGAATAACTATTGTTGGTGATTCAGCTACTCCAAATAGCGATAAGGGAGTTATTAAAATAAAAAATTTACAAATTGTTAATGGTCAACAAACCGCTCGTGTATTATACGAAGCTTTCCAAAAGAAAGAATTAAAGGAAGAAGTTAAGGTTTTATGTAGAGTATATACTGGTGGTGGCGAAGGTTTTGTGAATAGCATAGCCAAAGCAACGAATAATCAAATATCTGTTGGTAATAGAGATTTGATGTCAAACGACCCTAAACAATTGGCTATAGCAGAATTTTTTGGCAAGTTCGATATATTTTACGAAAGACAAAGAGAACAAAGAAGACCAGAGAAATTTATTGATATAATTAGTAGCAGACTTCTTGCTCAAATATCGCTATCTTTAATTTGTCGGAAACCATCTGTTGCGATGAGGAACAGAGAAGGCGATATGTTTAATATTAATAAATATTATACAGAAATATTTGAGCAAGATCCTAAAAAACTTTTGCTTGCTTATTTGGTTTATAAATATTGTTTTGGGAGGAGAAAACAAGATGATGAATTGAGTTTTTACGCTTCGCTACATATAGCAACAATGGTTTGGAATAAAAATTCTAAAAAAATGGATAAATTGTTTAGTTCTCTGCAAAATAAATTACCTAAGTTAAATTTAAGCAAAGAATATTCATCTAGTTATAAAGCAATAGATGATCTAATAAAACAAAATAAAAAGGAAGATTTTATTAGTATCGGACATTATATTAGTAGACTCGAGTTTGAATCATTATTAAATGGCAAGCTATGA
- a CDS encoding YifB family Mg chelatase-like AAA ATPase has protein sequence MISKINSSAVWGLDGIQIEAEVDITPGLAAITVVGLPDTAVQESKERIKSAIKNSGFKFPHSRITINLAPADIKKEGPSYDLPIAIGVMAASGQLGKINLEDSVFVGELALNGALRHVAGVLPIAIFAKSKGFKKLYIPKINALEASLISGLEIYPIENFQQLIAHLIGKAKISPFKAPRFSFKQRINTDTNMAFIKGQAHAKRALEIAASGAHNVIMSGPPGSGKTLLARSMPSIMPPLNEKEAIEVIKIYSISGTLSSTDPFAIERPFRSPHHSASAIALVGGGQFPRPGEISLAHRGILFLDELPEFPRQLLESLRQPLEDGTVTISRAQGSLSFPAKFSLIASMNPCPCGFFGNPHHECRCSFSQINKYQKKISGPLLDRVDLFVEVPEVKKESLASDALEESSERIRERVVRARLIQEKRFANKKISTNSEMTPEILKKFSRLEEDALAILSRAMEQFHLSARSYHRVIKIGRTIADLAGSDRIKVEHIAEALQYRVRAQER, from the coding sequence ATGATCTCAAAAATAAATTCCAGCGCGGTTTGGGGGCTGGACGGGATACAGATCGAAGCGGAAGTGGATATTACTCCGGGACTCGCGGCGATCACAGTCGTCGGGCTTCCGGACACGGCGGTGCAGGAATCGAAAGAGCGGATAAAGTCAGCCATAAAAAATTCCGGATTTAAATTTCCTCATTCGAGGATTACGATAAATCTTGCGCCGGCGGATATAAAAAAAGAAGGGCCTTCTTACGATTTGCCGATCGCGATCGGAGTGATGGCGGCGAGCGGCCAGCTCGGAAAAATAAATTTAGAGGATAGCGTGTTTGTCGGAGAGTTGGCTTTAAATGGCGCGTTGCGCCACGTGGCCGGAGTGCTGCCGATTGCGATTTTTGCCAAAAGCAAAGGATTTAAAAAATTATATATTCCCAAGATCAACGCCTTGGAAGCGAGCTTGATCAGCGGGCTTGAGATTTATCCAATAGAAAATTTTCAACAATTGATAGCGCATTTGATCGGCAAGGCGAAGATCAGCCCTTTTAAAGCTCCAAGATTTTCTTTTAAGCAAAGGATAAACACCGATACCAATATGGCTTTTATAAAAGGCCAGGCGCATGCCAAGCGGGCGCTCGAAATTGCGGCCAGCGGCGCGCACAATGTGATCATGAGCGGTCCGCCGGGATCGGGTAAAACCCTGCTTGCCCGTTCAATGCCTTCGATCATGCCGCCTCTCAACGAAAAGGAGGCGATTGAAGTGATCAAGATCTATAGCATCAGCGGAACTTTGTCCTCAACCGATCCGTTTGCGATCGAGCGGCCTTTCCGCAGCCCTCATCATTCGGCCTCCGCGATCGCGCTGGTCGGTGGCGGACAATTTCCCAGGCCCGGCGAGATCAGTCTGGCGCATCGGGGAATTCTTTTTCTTGATGAATTGCCGGAATTTCCCAGGCAGCTTCTGGAAAGCTTGCGCCAGCCCTTGGAAGACGGCACGGTAACGATCTCCCGGGCGCAAGGATCGCTTTCTTTCCCCGCCAAATTCTCGCTGATCGCCAGCATGAATCCTTGCCCGTGCGGATTTTTTGGCAATCCTCATCACGAATGCCGCTGCAGTTTTTCCCAAATAAATAAGTATCAGAAAAAAATATCCGGACCTTTGCTTGACCGGGTGGATCTCTTCGTCGAAGTTCCGGAAGTAAAAAAAGAAAGCCTGGCCAGCGATGCGCTGGAAGAATCTTCGGAGCGCATCCGCGAGCGGGTGGTGCGCGCGAGGCTGATCCAGGAGAAAAGATTTGCCAATAAAAAAATCAGCACTAACTCCGAAATGACCCCGGAAATACTGAAAAAGTTCTCGCGCCTGGAAGAAGACGCTTTGGCGATATTATCGAGAGCGATGGAGCAATTTCACCTTTCCGCGAGAAGTTATCATCGGGTTATCAAGATCGGCCGGACTATTGCGGATTTGGCCGGAAGCGATAGAATCAAGGTAGAGCATATTGCCGAAGCGCTGCAGTATCGGGTTAGGGCGCAGGAAAGATAA
- a CDS encoding signal peptidase II, whose translation MSMKINISRKIFLPIIVLLVIGFVVLDQAVKKIAVFWLSASPFYISDYFRLEIYKNYGIAFGLPVNAGVFYIIIILFFAWLASGKLLNFREMGKREILAVSFILGGALGNIIDRVSFGYIIDFINFKDIVIFNLADVFIAIGVIKLLEKFLPDTGKGKFKKI comes from the coding sequence ATGAGCATGAAAATTAATATTAGCAGAAAAATATTTTTGCCAATCATTGTTTTATTAGTGATTGGCTTTGTTGTATTGGATCAGGCGGTAAAAAAAATAGCCGTATTTTGGTTATCGGCTTCGCCGTTTTATATTAGCGATTATTTCAGATTGGAAATTTATAAAAATTACGGCATTGCTTTTGGCCTTCCGGTAAATGCCGGGGTTTTTTATATTATTATTATTTTATTTTTTGCGTGGCTCGCGAGCGGCAAGTTATTAAATTTCAGGGAAATGGGGAAGAGAGAGATCCTGGCAGTCAGTTTTATTTTGGGCGGCGCTTTGGGAAATATAATTGATCGGGTCAGTTTCGGATACATCATTGATTTTATAAATTTTAAAGATATCGTGATCTTCAACCTGGCGGATGTGTTTATCGCGATAGGAGTGATAAAATTGCTGGAAAAATTTTTGCCCGATACAGGAAAGGGTAAATTTAAAAAAATATAA
- a CDS encoding ribosome-binding factor A, with the protein MTRRIEKINKLLAQEVSRLFLTEIDFPEGIFVTVGSVDTSPDLKYADILVAIIPDNKTGTALGIIRKKIYKIQKALDRRLEMRPVPKLRFSPAATEPDRISELFQKIKEEEKPEEIKE; encoded by the coding sequence ATGACCAGAAGAATAGAAAAAATCAACAAGCTCTTGGCCCAGGAAGTTTCTAGGCTTTTTTTGACTGAGATCGATTTCCCGGAAGGAATTTTCGTTACTGTCGGCAGTGTTGACACTTCGCCGGATTTAAAGTATGCTGATATATTGGTCGCTATAATTCCGGACAACAAAACCGGCACCGCGCTGGGCATAATCAGAAAAAAAATTTATAAAATACAAAAAGCCCTTGATCGCCGGCTGGAAATGCGGCCCGTGCCGAAACTGAGATTTTCTCCCGCCGCCACGGAGCCGGACAGAATAAGCGAGCTTTTCCAAAAGATCAAAGAAGAAGAAAAACCGGAAGAAATAAAAGAATAG
- a CDS encoding bifunctional oligoribonuclease/PAP phosphatase NrnA, which translates to MDFLSKPVLAEKDSLLLEKIKQKISDFQNFNIFTHKNPDGDAVGSILALYQILAAKGKNARMFIFDSADERFSFFPNFEKIEITKKPELLDNALTIYVDCAGPDRTGFEEKFFSGKEAIAIDHHLTNVQKKPDMVKLINPGASSSAEVIFDLATQLDWPMGLETSTCLLGGLLADTGTFRHSNTSPKALQIVSLLIKKGTNLKKIAEQLFKKRKFGGSLKIWGEVLSRAAVDPQTKMAFSFVSQDDLKKYDSDENELSGLINLLAEIPESRFSLLLTETRLGKIKGSMRSELYKGVDVAKIAQAFGGGGHKLAAGFEVEGKIGEKEKEIKEKIREELLKQ; encoded by the coding sequence ATGGATTTTTTATCAAAACCTGTCCTGGCCGAAAAAGACAGCTTACTGTTAGAAAAAATAAAACAAAAAATATCCGATTTTCAGAATTTTAATATTTTCACCCATAAAAATCCGGACGGCGATGCTGTCGGCTCGATCCTTGCCCTGTATCAGATCCTGGCCGCGAAAGGCAAAAACGCAAGAATGTTTATTTTTGACTCGGCGGACGAACGTTTTTCTTTTTTCCCAAACTTTGAAAAAATAGAAATCACAAAAAAACCGGAACTTTTGGACAACGCTTTGACAATTTATGTTGACTGCGCCGGGCCTGATCGCACCGGATTTGAAGAAAAATTTTTCTCCGGCAAGGAGGCTATTGCCATAGACCATCACCTGACCAACGTCCAAAAAAAGCCTGATATGGTCAAGCTCATCAACCCCGGCGCATCTTCGTCGGCCGAAGTTATTTTTGATCTGGCAACACAATTGGACTGGCCGATGGGACTGGAAACTTCTACCTGTCTTCTGGGCGGATTATTGGCAGACACCGGCACTTTCCGGCATTCGAACACCTCGCCAAAAGCTCTCCAGATCGTATCCCTTCTGATTAAAAAAGGCACTAATCTAAAAAAAATAGCGGAGCAATTATTCAAAAAAAGAAAGTTCGGCGGCTCCTTAAAAATATGGGGAGAAGTTCTGAGCCGGGCAGCCGTGGACCCTCAAACCAAGATGGCTTTTTCTTTTGTCTCGCAAGATGATCTGAAAAAATACGATTCCGATGAAAACGAGCTAAGCGGATTGATAAACTTGCTGGCGGAAATACCGGAAAGCAGATTCTCGCTTCTGCTGACAGAAACCAGGTTGGGAAAAATAAAAGGAAGCATGCGCTCGGAGCTTTACAAAGGCGTGGATGTGGCAAAGATCGCCCAGGCTTTCGGCGGAGGCGGCCATAAATTAGCTGCCGGATTTGAAGTAGAAGGAAAAATCGGGGAAAAAGAAAAGGAAATAAAAGAAAAAATTCGGGAAGAATTGCTGAAACAATAA
- a CDS encoding HD domain-containing protein, with the protein MIQKKLNTFFKEPLDPLKTTRGRQFGRNGDEKYLTGIPWPIIAESELWESKAIRRMPFKTQVFCQPENPHIRNRMIHTFDVISVIVRAAAQLGLNIDFCRVIAIAHDFGHGPYGHLFETITGIKHPLNGANILHHIERKGIGLNLNYEIYKAVMNHSRDRADVHMDEKEISEISLLVWADKIAYTMSDTNDLKREGLILEKDMPEGILKLGNGINAQRKREESCIIALVEESLEKGKISFTESEEAKIFKETRDWLYKNIYTQLDYKEERIIMGEELKIALEHIRDNSLCGNLAPEFALSLATDPEVRNLIKKLNKKNLSKKKREKINIPSLSEIIPSLNGKEIDHTKSPLW; encoded by the coding sequence TTGATACAGAAAAAACTTAACACTTTCTTCAAAGAACCATTAGATCCTTTAAAAACAACCAGAGGAAGACAATTCGGGCGTAATGGCGATGAAAAATATCTAACAGGTATTCCTTGGCCAATTATAGCCGAATCAGAACTGTGGGAAAGCAAAGCGATAAGAAGAATGCCGTTTAAAACCCAGGTTTTTTGCCAGCCGGAAAATCCCCATATTAGAAATCGCATGATTCATACCTTTGATGTGATTTCAGTAATTGTGCGAGCTGCTGCTCAACTTGGTTTAAATATTGATTTTTGCCGAGTAATAGCAATAGCTCATGATTTTGGACACGGACCATACGGCCATCTTTTCGAAACAATTACCGGGATCAAGCACCCTTTGAACGGCGCGAACATATTGCATCATATCGAAAGAAAAGGGATCGGATTAAATCTAAACTATGAAATATATAAAGCGGTAATGAACCACTCAAGAGACAGAGCCGATGTACATATGGATGAAAAAGAAATAAGCGAAATAAGTCTGCTTGTTTGGGCAGACAAAATCGCTTACACCATGTCCGATACAAACGACCTCAAGAGAGAGGGGCTGATCCTCGAAAAAGATATGCCAGAAGGTATTTTAAAACTCGGCAACGGCATAAATGCTCAAAGAAAAAGAGAAGAGTCTTGCATTATCGCTTTAGTTGAAGAAAGTCTGGAAAAAGGGAAGATTTCTTTTACAGAAAGCGAGGAAGCGAAAATTTTTAAGGAAACCAGAGATTGGCTGTACAAAAATATTTATACACAGCTGGATTATAAGGAAGAGAGAATAATTATGGGGGAAGAACTTAAAATAGCTCTCGAACATATCAGAGATAACAGTCTATGCGGAAATCTAGCGCCGGAATTCGCACTAAGCCTTGCAACGGATCCGGAGGTAAGAAATCTGATTAAAAAACTTAACAAAAAAAACCTATCGAAAAAAAAACGTGAAAAAATAAATATCCCCTCTTTATCCGAAATAATCCCATCATTAAACGGCAAAGAAATCGACCACACCAAAAGTCCGCTATGGTGA
- a CDS encoding restriction endonuclease → MNFFKPNTTSHHDFEILKDLKWHCTKCELKSGQAKTWQMWRHQGIQLDKDEKGNLFKKIFCEKCKNKTIHRKLKSLKISDDTKTRSGLPQKLAKRIKEVLKFEDALFLRKMMPKELEIDHKFPQVRWNKNEDANNRDMLEDEIKDKFILLTRSSNLLKSRHCENCYKTGKRGRFPGIYYWFEGGEEWDKEIDKHDKEGCRGCFWNNPYKWRDELNKIIESI, encoded by the coding sequence ATGAATTTTTTTAAACCAAACACAACATCTCATCACGATTTTGAAATATTGAAAGATTTAAAATGGCATTGCACAAAATGTGAATTAAAATCCGGTCAGGCGAAAACTTGGCAAATGTGGCGACATCAAGGAATACAATTAGACAAGGACGAAAAGGGAAATTTATTTAAAAAAATATTTTGTGAAAAATGCAAAAATAAAACTATCCACAGAAAATTAAAATCATTAAAAATTTCTGATGATACGAAAACGCGCTCTGGTTTGCCGCAAAAACTAGCGAAAAGAATTAAAGAAGTTTTGAAATTTGAGGATGCCTTGTTTTTGAGAAAAATGATGCCAAAAGAGTTGGAGATAGATCATAAATTTCCACAAGTAAGATGGAATAAAAATGAAGATGCAAACAATCGAGATATGTTAGAAGATGAAATTAAGGACAAGTTTATTCTCCTGACAAGAAGTAGCAATCTTTTGAAGTCTAGACATTGTGAGAATTGTTATAAAACTGGGAAAAGAGGCCGTTTCCCAGGAATATACTATTGGTTTGAAGGGGGCGAAGAATGGGATAAAGAAATTGATAAACATGATAAAGAAGGTTGTAGAGGGTGTTTTTGGAATAATCCTTATAAGTGGAGGGATGAATTAAATAAAATCATAGAGAGTATATAG
- a CDS encoding DUF4446 family protein: MANPFIQLIFFLFLFFLNITLLITFLSLKKKIGFFLQGKDAKNLEESIGNLIGDTAFLQLKLKKISQKQDKQEKILSTAIKKIGIVRFNPFNNTGGDQSFAIAFLNSENSGIIISSLFLREGTRIYAKPINRLKSSYLLSKEEEEAIKKATESAI, encoded by the coding sequence ATGGCAAACCCCTTTATTCAATTGATCTTTTTCCTGTTTTTATTTTTTTTAAACATAACATTGCTGATAACGTTCCTCTCGCTTAAAAAAAAGATCGGTTTTTTCTTGCAAGGAAAAGACGCCAAGAACCTGGAAGAATCGATAGGCAACCTGATCGGCGATACCGCCTTTTTACAGCTAAAACTAAAAAAAATATCTCAAAAACAAGACAAGCAAGAAAAAATACTCTCTACGGCTATTAAAAAAATTGGCATTGTCCGGTTTAATCCTTTTAACAACACCGGCGGAGACCAGAGTTTTGCCATTGCCTTTTTAAATTCAGAAAATTCCGGAATTATAATTTCCAGTTTATTCTTAAGAGAAGGAACCCGCATATACGCAAAACCGATCAATAGATTAAAATCTTCTTACCTCTTATCAAAAGAAGAGGAAGAAGCGATCAAAAAAGCGACTGAAAGCGCCATCTAA
- the infB gene encoding translation initiation factor IF-2 produces the protein MAVKKTKTKQTNKSVLSPRPPIVVVIGHVDHGKTTLLDYIKKTNLAAKEVGGITQKIGAYEAEIEKKDGKKASITFLDTPGHEAFSGMRKHGIKGADIAILVVAVDDGVQPQTKEAIKFAEEAKLPMVVALNKIDRPQADIARTKSQLSEAGVLTEDWGGQTLSVEISAKSGQGVKELLESVLLLTEMNEINANPDDKATGIVLETKADPRKGILTTFLVKNGTLKLRDTVVSGVCIGKIKRMENFLGKSVTMAPPSTPVVVMGMENIPQPGQLFTAFKNSDDAKKAVLGARRELTELEQAEKEELAKREEAFAKEQKEMAQSPETGKAEKKSAQDGSASDGEKKSAKPLNILLKADSRGTMEAIDSILSNLSFKEIDLHITKKPVGDINENDVKEASITNSVIIGFNSAVPASVSDLAKQKKVKIVTDTIVYKLIEEVKNLAASLLPPKIIKTTIGKLQVVAIFKTKKAAGDNFEIVFGAKVLDGKIINGAGIEIFHNKISTGTGKVVELQFNKEISKEVAKPNNAGIHYRGNANVEMNDLIEAYTEESIKQKLE, from the coding sequence ATGGCCGTAAAAAAAACCAAAACCAAACAAACAAACAAAAGTGTTTTATCTCCGCGCCCGCCTATCGTAGTGGTTATCGGGCATGTTGATCATGGAAAAACCACTCTTTTGGATTATATCAAAAAAACAAATCTGGCCGCCAAGGAAGTGGGCGGGATCACGCAAAAGATCGGAGCCTATGAGGCGGAAATAGAAAAAAAGGACGGGAAAAAAGCGAGCATCACCTTCCTGGACACTCCGGGGCACGAAGCTTTCTCCGGCATGCGAAAACACGGGATAAAAGGAGCGGATATCGCTATCCTTGTCGTGGCGGTGGACGATGGCGTCCAGCCTCAAACAAAAGAAGCGATAAAGTTCGCGGAAGAAGCCAAGCTTCCAATGGTTGTCGCTTTAAATAAAATTGACCGGCCCCAAGCCGATATCGCCAGAACAAAAAGCCAGCTATCCGAAGCGGGGGTTCTTACCGAAGACTGGGGAGGACAAACTCTAAGCGTAGAAATTTCGGCCAAAAGCGGCCAGGGAGTAAAAGAACTCTTGGAATCTGTTCTGCTTTTGACGGAAATGAATGAAATAAACGCAAATCCCGACGATAAAGCCACGGGAATAGTTTTGGAAACAAAGGCTGATCCCAGAAAAGGGATTTTAACGACTTTTTTGGTTAAAAACGGAACATTAAAATTAAGAGATACTGTTGTTTCTGGCGTATGCATTGGGAAAATTAAAAGAATGGAAAACTTTCTTGGGAAAAGCGTCACAATGGCTCCCCCTTCAACCCCGGTGGTGGTAATGGGAATGGAAAATATACCCCAACCGGGACAGCTTTTTACCGCTTTTAAAAATTCCGATGACGCGAAGAAAGCCGTCTTGGGCGCTCGCCGCGAACTGACAGAATTGGAGCAAGCCGAAAAAGAAGAACTCGCAAAAAGAGAAGAGGCTTTTGCTAAAGAACAAAAGGAAATGGCTCAATCGCCGGAAACGGGAAAAGCTGAGAAAAAATCCGCCCAAGATGGATCCGCCTCAGACGGAGAAAAGAAATCCGCCAAACCTCTTAATATTTTATTAAAAGCCGATTCCCGAGGAACAATGGAAGCCATTGATTCGATATTAAGCAATCTTAGTTTTAAAGAAATAGACTTGCATATAACCAAAAAACCTGTTGGCGATATCAATGAAAACGATGTAAAAGAAGCGAGCATTACCAATTCGGTGATAATCGGGTTCAATTCTGCCGTTCCAGCGTCGGTAAGCGATCTGGCAAAGCAAAAAAAAGTAAAAATAGTTACCGATACGATCGTCTACAAACTGATCGAGGAAGTTAAAAATTTAGCCGCTTCGCTTTTACCGCCTAAAATAATTAAAACAACGATCGGAAAACTCCAGGTGGTAGCCATTTTTAAAACTAAAAAAGCGGCCGGGGATAACTTTGAAATCGTTTTTGGCGCCAAAGTGCTCGACGGAAAAATAATAAATGGAGCGGGCATAGAAATATTCCATAATAAAATTTCCACCGGCACCGGCAAAGTGGTAGAATTGCAATTCAATAAGGAAATTTCAAAAGAGGTCGCCAAGCCCAACAATGCCGGCATTCATTACCGGGGAAACGCCAACGTTGAAATGAATGATCTTATTGAAGCTTACACTGAAGAATCCATCAAGCAAAAATTAGAATAA